The following DNA comes from Candidatus Hydrogenedentota bacterium.
GACTGGAAACGGGCGGCGGAAGCGTGGCGCCGCGCGCGCCCTTACGCAAAGGATAAGAACGCGGTGTTCTTTACGTGGCTGAACGAAGCGCGCGCCTGGATTCGGGCGGGGGACGAGGCGCGTGCGGAACGCTGCCTGACCGAGAGCATGCGCCGGCATCCGGGCAACGACGCAGCGCGGACCCTGCTCGAAGGGCTGCGCGAGGGCGAACCGGTATTATGAACGAAGCGCGCGCGGAACGCGCTCAAGGCATTCTGGTCAGGCTGTTGACGAGCCACCGGGCAGGTCTGCTCACCATACTTGTCCTGTGTTTGATTGGTATCTACTTCTTCGCGTTTCGCGGGATGCGCTTTTTCGAGGTTCCCAGCCGGTCGATGGAGCCCGCCCTGTTGCCGGGCGATCACCTGATAACGCTGTGGGAGAAGGCGTACCGGCGCGGCGATATTGTGGTGGTCGAAGAGGATGACGGGTACGTTGTGAAACGGGTTGTGGGGCTGCCGGGAGATGAGGTCATGGTGATGGATGGCGCCTTGTTTATCGATGGCGCCTACGCTTCGGAACCGTACATCGCCGAACCGATGTTATACGTACTTGCGCCTCTTCGCGTTCCGGATGGCTGTGTCTTTCTGCTGGGCGACAACCGGAATGCCAGCGACGACGACCACCTTACCCGGCAAGCGCAGCCGGCGGTGTCGATCGTGGGCCGCGTGCGGTTCCGTTATTATCCCTATGACCGCTGGGGCCGGATACACTCCTTTCCGCTTTCGAACGTGCGCAGCCAGTAGCCGATCGAACGCGCATTTCCGCCGGCGTGTGTTTTATAATCGTGGCCGGGGCGCGTGACTCGCGCCATTCAACGAAGCCGCAGCATGACGCAATCGTATTCATATTACGAACCCGTCCAATTTGCGCGTCCAGCCATCACATGGGCGGTGCATCGCTTGATCTGGGCCACGGTAGCTGTTTTTGCGCTGCAGCTTGTGCTCGATATTCCGCTGAGTCTCCTGATTGACGGTGCGCTTGCGCAGCGTTTCACGGGCTTTTACCCCGCCCATGCTCCGGGCGGGGACATCCTGAACACCTGGCTCGGATATCAGTCAGACCTGTTTGTCGGCGGGCATTTGTGGAAGCCCTTTACCTACATGTTCCTGCACGGGAGCCTTTCGCACCTGTTCTGGAACATGTTACTNNNNNNNNNNNNNNNNNNNNNNNNNNNNNNNNNNNNNNNNNNNNNNNNNNNNNNNNNNNNNNNNNNNNNNNNNNNNNNNNNNNNNNNNNNNNNNNNNNNNGCGCCGCCGCCGCCCGGCAAACAGGACATTGAGGTGTGCTACCGGCTGCTGGGCGTGTCGCCCTCGGCGCGGTGGGAAGAGGTCGAGCGCGCGTACCGGCGCAAGGCGAAGATTCATCACCCGGACCTCGGGGGCGACGAGGACGCGATGCGCGCGTTGAACGAAGCGTATTCGGTGCTGAAACGGCTCAGACGGGAGCGGTAGACGGGCTTTTCCGCTGGCCGGCGGGCTGGATCGCGGCGAGCCGGCGCTCCATTTCGCGCAGGGGCATCAAATCTCCTTTGCGGCTGGCGGCTTCTATGCCGCGGCGGTAAGCCTCGGCCGTGGCGGCGGGACCACCGACACGTTCGAGGCACTCGCCGAGTCTAAGGTAGGCCGCGCTGTAGTCTCTCTTGGCGCGGACAGCGGTTTCGAGCCAGGGTAAGGCGTCCGTGTAGCGTTCCAGCTGCATGTAGGCGCTGCCGAGGCCCATGGCCGCGACCGCGTCTTCCGGGTCCATATCGAGGACCTCTTGGAACATGCCGATGCGTTCCTCGGCTTCGCGGCGGAGCCGGGCGCGTTCTTCCTCGGCCAGTTTGCGGGCCGCCCGCGCGTCCAGTTGCGCTTTCGCTTCGAGTTGCCGGGCGATGGCCTTTTCTTCCTCCGCTTCTCGGAGCATGCCCTTGGCAACGTAGAAGACAGAGAGGTTCGTGTGTGCCATTACCGCGCCCGGATTAAGGCTTGCGAGCGTCTTCATGCGCCGGATGGCCTCATCCGTGCGGCCCTGACGGTGCAGGATGACGCCCAGCGCTTCGTGGGCGTCCTCGAAGGCGGGATGGAGCGTTACCGCGTCGCGCAGGAGGTCGAGCGCCGCCGTGTCCTCATCGTTTGCATCGGCGTGGAAGCGTTCAATGGCCTGCTCATACAGCCGCCGGGCGTATTGTTCGCGCGTCGGGGGTGTGTGAAAGGGCAGCGGCGTGACCGTTGCGCGGGCCGGCCCGGTCCTGTTTTCCCAAGTGCACTCCAGGACGCTGCCGGGGACGCGGTGATTGCGTTCGAGTGAGGCCATGGCGACCCAGCGCTGGAACGTGGGGGAGAAGGCCGCACTGCGCAGGATGCCGGCCTTCTGGCCGCCGCCGCGCAATTCTGTTCCGGGCGCGGGGAGCGATATGCCGGGGTCCTCGAAAATGAGGCCCATCAGAGCCGACTTGGGCGACCCGTAGCTTTTCAGACGGGCCACGACCTCCTGGCCGGGATAGCAGCCTTTCGCATAGCTGACCGCGCCTTGTTCGAGCGGCGTCGCGGCGACCACGCTGCGCTCGTCCACGTCCCGTCCATAGCGGAGTGTTCCTGCCTCGACACGGAGGATATTTCGCGCGTCTTCGCCAATAGTGATAACGCCGCGGCTTCGCCCTTCCCGTTCCAGCGCGGCAAACAGCGCGTCGGCCTCTTCCTCCGCCGCCAGCAGGAGAAAACCGTCCTCGCCGGATTCACTCATGCGGAAGCAAAGGAGTTCATGGCCCAGCAGGACGACCGGGGCGAACGCGTAGGCCCGGGCCGGAAAGCGGGTCGCGGCTTCTTCCGCGCCGGCAGAGCAGAGACCGGCCAGGAAGAGCAGGCTGCGCGGACCTTCGACGAGGATCTGCGGGGCGGCGCGGCCTACATCTTCGACTTGGACGTCTTCGAGAAAGACATGGGTCGCGACGCGATCCAGGAATGCGGCCACCGTGCCCGTTTCCATGATGAGCCACATCTCGCCGCCCCAGCGATGGGTGGTGAAGAATGCGAGCACGCGAGCCTGCCGGTCGAGCAGGGCGTTGCGCAGGCCCTCGCCCTCGCGCAGGGCGAGCACATCCTGGGTTGTCTGGCTCTGGAGCCAGGAGACCGCGTCGCGGCCGTGAACGCGCAACACGGTATGACTGGCGCGCCGCCAGAGGCCGGCTGAATTCCGGACTGCTTCCAGTTCGCGGAGTACGCCCATGGACTCAGACGGCAAATGACTCGCCGCAGCCACATGTATTGGCGGCATTGGGATTCTGAAACGCGAATCCCTTGCCGCGCAGTCCGCCCCGGTAGTCCAGCAGCACCCCCTTCAAGTAGATGGCGGACTTGCGGTCAATCAGAAATGCCACGCCGTCCTGTTCCAGGACATGATCACCTTCGCGCCGCGCGTCGAACTCCAGCACGTAGGAGAAGCCCGAACAGCCGCCTCCCTTCACTCCGAGGCGTACGCCGTCCTTGCCTTCGCCGGCGGCGGCGCTCAGTTTCTTCAATTCCTCCACCGCGGCGGCGGTCGCGGTTATTAACGCTTTCGGAGCGGAACGTTCGGACGTGGTCATGAGCGGCCTATTCCTTGGCTGCTTCGTCCTCCGGCTGTTCCATCAGGCTCTCGAGCACTTCGAGCATGGTTTCGAGGTCCACGCCATAGGCCATGCACACCTGCTCGATGGTTTCGTATTGCCGGATGCCGCAGTGGGAGCATCCGCCGAGATGGAAGGCCGCAAAGACTTCGGCGACGCGCGGATGCAAATCCATTGCCTCGCCTACGGTCATGTCAGGACGAAAATACCGGTTGTCTGCTTCCAACATGATAATCCACAGCTCCTTGTTTTCGGAGATGTTAGCATGAAGTATAATCCCCGAGAAATCAAGGATGGCGCGCGTTTCTGCGTTCTACAAGCGAAACACTCGGGCAAGACGGCGCATTCCTGCTCCGGCCGGGAACGGTCGCGTCGTCATAGGATAAGGAACACGGCGCGTGGACTTCGTGAAACTGGCTACCAAGCGGGACTTCGAGGGCAAATCCATGCTCGTCTACCGCGTCTTGACGCGGCCGGTGGCGGTGTTCCGGGAGCCAGACGGCTCTTTCCGCGCCATGGAGATTGCCTGCCGCCACCAGGGGGCGGACCTCAGCAC
Coding sequences within:
- a CDS encoding J domain-containing protein yields the protein APPPPGKQDIEVCYRLLGVSPSARWEEVERAYRRKAKIHHPDLGGDEDAMRALNEAYSVLKRLRRER
- a CDS encoding DUF1858 domain-containing protein — translated: MLEADNRYFRPDMTVGEAMDLHPRVAEVFAAFHLGGCSHCGIRQYETIEQVCMAYGVDLETMLEVLESLMEQPEDEAAKE
- a CDS encoding iron-sulfur cluster assembly accessory protein, producing MTTSERSAPKALITATAAAVEELKKLSAAAGEGKDGVRLGVKGGGCSGFSYVLEFDARREGDHVLEQDGVAFLIDRKSAIYLKGVLLDYRGGLRGKGFAFQNPNAANTCGCGESFAV
- the lepB gene encoding signal peptidase I translates to MNEARAERAQGILVRLLTSHRAGLLTILVLCLIGIYFFAFRGMRFFEVPSRSMEPALLPGDHLITLWEKAYRRGDIVVVEEDDGYVVKRVVGLPGDEVMVMDGALFIDGAYASEPYIAEPMLYVLAPLRVPDGCVFLLGDNRNASDDDHLTRQAQPAVSIVGRVRFRYYPYDRWGRIHSFPLSNVRSQ
- a CDS encoding tetratricopeptide repeat protein — translated: MGVLRELEAVRNSAGLWRRASHTVLRVHGRDAVSWLQSQTTQDVLALREGEGLRNALLDRQARVLAFFTTHRWGGEMWLIMETGTVAAFLDRVATHVFLEDVQVEDVGRAAPQILVEGPRSLLFLAGLCSAGAEEAATRFPARAYAFAPVVLLGHELLCFRMSESGEDGFLLLAAEEEADALFAALEREGRSRGVITIGEDARNILRVEAGTLRYGRDVDERSVVAATPLEQGAVSYAKGCYPGQEVVARLKSYGSPKSALMGLIFEDPGISLPAPGTELRGGGQKAGILRSAAFSPTFQRWVAMASLERNHRVPGSVLECTWENRTGPARATVTPLPFHTPPTREQYARRLYEQAIERFHADANDEDTAALDLLRDAVTLHPAFEDAHEALGVILHRQGRTDEAIRRMKTLASLNPGAVMAHTNLSVFYVAKGMLREAEEEKAIARQLEAKAQLDARAARKLAEEERARLRREAEERIGMFQEVLDMDPEDAVAAMGLGSAYMQLERYTDALPWLETAVRAKRDYSAAYLRLGECLERVGGPAATAEAYRRGIEAASRKGDLMPLREMERRLAAIQPAGQRKSPSTAPV